A window of the Pseudomonas sp. B21_DOA genome harbors these coding sequences:
- a CDS encoding TMEM165/GDT1 family protein, translating to MLDSLLVPTAIVALAEIGDKTQLLALILAARFRKPWPIIAGIVAATLANHAAAGAVGAWFGSFFSDAVLHWILAASFAATALWTLVPDKMDDDEASTARKFGPFLTTLIAFFLAEIGDKTQIATVMLAAQYPELWLVIIGTTVGMLIANVPVVLAGNFAAEKLPLTLIRRLAASAFMILAIVAVYKAMQSSGWV from the coding sequence ATGCTGGACTCGTTACTCGTTCCCACCGCAATCGTTGCCTTGGCCGAAATCGGCGACAAGACGCAACTGCTCGCGCTGATTCTCGCCGCTCGCTTTCGCAAACCCTGGCCGATCATTGCCGGGATTGTCGCCGCGACCCTGGCCAACCACGCAGCAGCCGGTGCGGTAGGCGCCTGGTTCGGCAGTTTCTTCTCCGACGCCGTCCTGCACTGGATCCTCGCCGCCAGCTTCGCCGCCACGGCGCTGTGGACCCTGGTCCCGGACAAAATGGATGACGACGAAGCCAGCACGGCGCGCAAGTTCGGGCCGTTCCTGACCACGCTGATCGCGTTCTTCCTCGCGGAAATCGGCGACAAGACGCAGATCGCCACGGTGATGCTCGCCGCGCAATATCCGGAACTGTGGCTGGTGATTATCGGCACCACCGTGGGCATGCTGATTGCCAACGTGCCGGTGGTCCTGGCGGGTAACTTTGCCGCAGAGAAACTGCCGCTGACCCTGATCCGCCGCCTCGCGGCTTCGGCGTTCATGATTCTGGCGATTGTTGCGGTTTATAAAGCGATGCAGAGCAGCGGCTGGGTTTAA
- a CDS encoding M48 family metallopeptidase — protein sequence MNKTLVTSALSAALLLAGCQSVNTTSGGAVGVERKQYMFSMLSSQEVDQMYAQSYQKTVGEASSKGVLDKTSPEAKRVQTIANRLIAQAPTFRPDAAQWQWEVNLIKSDELNANCGPGGKIIFYTGLIDSLKLTDDEIAAVMGHEIAHALREHGREAMSKAYGMEMAKQGAGALFGLGQDSLALADTVANYGMTLPNSRANENEADLIGLELAARAGYNPNAAITLWDKMSKASEGAPPEFMSTHPASSSRIAALQAAIPKVMPLYEKAPKS from the coding sequence ATGAACAAGACATTGGTTACAAGTGCACTGAGCGCAGCGCTGTTGCTGGCCGGTTGTCAGTCGGTCAACACCACCAGCGGCGGCGCTGTGGGCGTGGAGCGCAAGCAGTACATGTTCAGCATGCTGTCCTCGCAAGAGGTCGACCAGATGTACGCGCAGTCGTATCAGAAGACTGTCGGCGAGGCGTCGAGCAAGGGTGTGCTGGACAAGACCAGCCCGGAAGCCAAGCGCGTGCAGACCATCGCCAACCGCTTGATCGCCCAGGCGCCGACCTTCCGCCCGGACGCGGCGCAGTGGCAATGGGAAGTCAATCTGATCAAGAGCGATGAGCTCAACGCCAACTGCGGTCCCGGCGGCAAGATCATTTTCTATACCGGGCTGATCGACAGCCTGAAACTCACCGACGACGAAATCGCTGCGGTCATGGGCCATGAAATTGCCCACGCCCTGCGCGAGCACGGTCGTGAAGCGATGTCCAAGGCCTATGGTATGGAAATGGCCAAGCAGGGCGCCGGTGCCTTGTTCGGCTTGGGTCAGGACAGCCTGGCGCTGGCCGACACCGTGGCCAACTACGGCATGACCTTGCCCAACAGCCGCGCCAACGAAAACGAAGCCGACCTGATCGGCCTGGAACTGGCCGCCCGCGCCGGCTACAACCCGAACGCAGCGATCACTCTATGGGACAAGATGAGCAAGGCTTCCGAAGGCGCGCCGCCGGAATTCATGAGCACTCACCCGGCATCGAGCAGCCGCATTGCTGCGTTGCAGGCAGCGATTCCGAAGGTGATGCCGCTGTACGAAAAAGCCCCGAAGTCCTGA
- a CDS encoding DUF2007 domain-containing protein — MQRIYEPASLMEGEMLKGMLANEGIEAHLIGRDLVGGTGELPIFGLLGLSVDNDQAEYARELITAYNAALPLPGDEPESFPGTLVC, encoded by the coding sequence ATGCAGCGTATCTACGAGCCGGCAAGCCTGATGGAAGGCGAAATGCTCAAGGGCATGCTCGCCAATGAAGGGATCGAAGCGCACTTGATCGGCCGTGATCTGGTCGGCGGCACGGGCGAACTGCCGATTTTCGGACTGCTCGGGTTGTCGGTGGATAACGATCAGGCCGAATACGCCCGCGAGCTGATCACCGCGTACAATGCCGCGCTGCCACTGCCCGGCGACGAACCGGAAAGCTTCCCCGGGACGCTGGTCTGTTAG
- a CDS encoding CPXCG motif-containing cysteine-rich protein: MLENAVYECPYCGEEVETTLDLSGGDQTYIEDCQVCCRPITFVLQVHEEEWHLEVFSENE, from the coding sequence ATGCTGGAAAATGCAGTGTATGAATGTCCGTATTGCGGTGAGGAAGTCGAGACCACTCTGGATTTGTCCGGTGGGGATCAAACGTATATCGAAGACTGCCAGGTGTGCTGTCGTCCGATCACCTTTGTCCTGCAGGTGCACGAAGAAGAGTGGCATCTTGAAGTCTTCAGCGAAAACGAGTGA
- a CDS encoding 1-acyl-sn-glycerol-3-phosphate acyltransferase: MGEFDAIRPYDDSEVPAVLARLLGDKAFLDILTHFRFPRFAGAFGWMLKPLIAHRLRREFADVNSVATLQDKVEFYVDHTIERATDGVTYTGVEQFKSGSAYLFIANHRDIVMDPAFVNYAVYHAGLPTPRIAIGDNLLQKPFVSDLMRLNKSFIVHRSITGRREKMAAYQLLSAYINHSIRNDCASIWIAQAEGRAKDGDDRTESAILKMFHMSRKDEPFGEVIRSLNVTPVSISYEYDPCDQAKARELYIRATTGTYAKAPGEDDVSIAKGITGYKGRVHVNFAAPITEVFEDTKQLAIEMDKQILGGYRLFPVHYLAYAQWADADPQLNVPKAAEVFPADELAKAQDEWQSRLDACPAEHRPYLVLQYATPVRNQYRVKAGLPL; this comes from the coding sequence ATGGGCGAATTCGATGCCATCCGACCTTACGACGACAGCGAAGTACCTGCGGTACTGGCAAGGCTGCTCGGCGACAAGGCGTTTCTAGATATCCTCACCCACTTCCGCTTCCCGCGTTTTGCCGGTGCCTTCGGCTGGATGCTCAAACCTCTTATAGCCCATCGGCTGCGTCGTGAGTTTGCCGACGTGAATTCCGTGGCTACCTTACAGGACAAAGTCGAGTTCTACGTCGACCACACCATCGAGCGCGCCACCGACGGCGTGACCTATACCGGTGTCGAGCAATTCAAGTCCGGCAGCGCCTACCTGTTCATCGCCAACCACCGCGATATCGTCATGGACCCGGCCTTCGTCAACTACGCCGTGTACCATGCTGGCCTGCCGACGCCGCGCATCGCGATTGGCGACAACCTGCTGCAAAAGCCGTTTGTCAGTGACCTGATGCGCTTGAACAAGAGCTTCATCGTCCACCGTTCGATCACCGGCCGGCGCGAGAAAATGGCTGCGTATCAGCTGTTATCGGCATACATCAACCACTCGATCCGCAACGATTGCGCGTCGATCTGGATTGCTCAGGCGGAAGGCCGGGCGAAGGATGGCGATGATCGTACCGAGTCGGCGATCCTCAAGATGTTCCATATGAGCCGCAAGGACGAGCCGTTCGGCGAAGTGATCCGCTCGCTGAACGTCACCCCGGTGTCGATCAGCTATGAATACGACCCGTGCGACCAGGCCAAGGCCCGCGAGCTGTACATCCGCGCCACCACCGGCACCTACGCCAAGGCGCCGGGCGAGGATGACGTGAGCATTGCCAAGGGTATCACCGGCTACAAAGGCCGGGTGCACGTGAACTTCGCCGCGCCGATCACCGAGGTGTTTGAAGACACCAAGCAATTGGCGATCGAGATGGACAAGCAGATTCTCGGCGGCTACCGGTTGTTCCCGGTGCATTACCTGGCGTACGCGCAATGGGCGGATGCCGACCCGCAACTGAATGTGCCGAAGGCGGCCGAAGTGTTCCCGGCTGACGAACTGGCCAAGGCGCAGGATGAATGGCAAAGCAGACTGGATGCCTGCCCCGCTGAGCATCGCCCGTACCTGGTGCTGCAATATGCGACGCCGGTGCGCAATCAGTATCGGGTCAAGGCTGGGTTGCCGCTGTAG
- a CDS encoding YajG family lipoprotein codes for MLQRLLFGLITVAGLTLAGCAHSPQQLNPEPKLTTQLPAVGRGQPVIVRVVDGRPSPTLGTRGGLYPETSAITVQREQILPKLQAQAEAAVRLLGFTPTTSAPNAPQLTVTLAELKYQSPKEGMYVTEATIGATFRSDVQNANRRYSGRYGASLDQRFGMAPNQETNTKLVSDVLSDALTRLFKDPTVGQVLAE; via the coding sequence ATGTTGCAACGCCTGTTGTTCGGTTTGATCACTGTCGCCGGTTTGACCCTCGCCGGCTGCGCCCACAGCCCGCAACAACTGAATCCGGAGCCGAAGCTGACCACGCAACTGCCAGCGGTCGGTCGCGGGCAGCCGGTCATCGTGCGTGTGGTCGACGGTCGTCCGTCGCCAACCCTCGGCACCCGTGGCGGCCTGTACCCGGAAACCAGCGCCATCACCGTGCAGCGCGAGCAGATCCTGCCCAAGCTGCAGGCCCAGGCCGAAGCCGCGGTGCGCCTGCTCGGCTTCACCCCGACCACCAGCGCACCCAACGCGCCGCAACTGACCGTGACCCTTGCCGAGTTGAAATATCAGTCGCCGAAAGAAGGCATGTACGTGACTGAGGCCACCATCGGCGCGACCTTCCGTTCCGACGTGCAGAACGCCAACCGCCGTTACAGCGGCCGTTATGGCGCTTCGCTGGACCAGCGCTTCGGCATGGCGCCGAATCAGGAAACCAACACCAAACTGGTCAGCGATGTATTGAGTGACGCACTGACGCGTCTGTTCAAGGACCCGACTGTGGGTCAGGTGCTCGCTGAGTAA